One Chromobacterium paludis genomic window carries:
- a CDS encoding ParD-like family protein has product MGIVKISEQMHDNLRTASEALSRSINSQAEHWLRIGMLAELHPDLRYSEICQLLLRASQEGTALDLQRQGMEEAR; this is encoded by the coding sequence GTGGGCATCGTCAAGATTTCCGAGCAGATGCACGACAATCTGCGCACGGCCAGCGAGGCGCTGAGCCGGTCCATCAACTCCCAGGCCGAGCATTGGCTGCGCATAGGCATGCTGGCCGAGTTGCATCCGGACCTGCGCTACAGCGAAATCTGCCAGTTGCTGCTTCGGGCCAGCCAGGAAGGAACCGCGCTGGACTTGCAGCGCCAGGGCATGGAGGAGGCGCGATGA
- a CDS encoding tRNA pseudouridine(65) synthase TruC, whose protein sequence is MLPILYRDDLLIAIHKPANLLVHRTELDRHETRFAVQMLRDQIGQRVYPAHRLDKGTSGALLFALDKDAARELSWQFERQQVAKRYLAVVRGHPAAEGLIDHPLTRRPDDLEWIGEKVETAPQAAQTRYRTLAAIELPIMVERYPTSRYALLELAPLTGRRHQLRRHLKHIAHPIIGDSTYGKGRHNRMFAQELASHRMLLACLEMTLAHPANGAPLRIACPLEAGFSALIARLGWTEAARAAGIELTI, encoded by the coding sequence ATGCTGCCCATACTGTATCGCGACGATCTACTGATCGCCATCCACAAGCCCGCCAATCTGCTGGTGCACCGCACCGAGCTGGACCGCCACGAAACCCGCTTCGCCGTGCAAATGCTGCGCGACCAGATAGGCCAGCGCGTCTACCCCGCGCACCGGCTGGACAAAGGCACCTCGGGCGCGCTGCTGTTCGCGCTGGACAAGGACGCCGCGCGCGAACTGTCCTGGCAGTTCGAGCGCCAGCAGGTGGCCAAGCGCTACCTGGCCGTGGTGCGCGGCCATCCCGCGGCCGAAGGCCTGATAGACCACCCGCTGACGCGCCGGCCGGACGATCTGGAATGGATAGGCGAAAAAGTGGAAACCGCGCCGCAAGCCGCGCAGACACGTTACCGCACGCTGGCGGCCATCGAGCTGCCCATCATGGTGGAACGCTATCCGACCAGCCGCTACGCCCTGCTGGAACTGGCGCCGCTGACCGGCCGCCGCCATCAGCTGCGCCGCCATCTGAAGCACATCGCCCACCCCATCATAGGCGATTCGACTTACGGCAAGGGCCGCCACAACCGCATGTTCGCGCAGGAACTCGCCAGCCACCGCATGCTGCTGGCCTGCCTGGAGATGACGCTGGCACACCCGGCCAACGGCGCGCCGCTGCGCATCGCCTGCCCGCTGGAAGCCGGCTTCTCCGCGTTGATCGCGCGGCTGGGCTGGACGGAAGCCGCGCGCGCTGCCGGAATAGAATTAACCATTTGA
- a CDS encoding GNAT family N-acetyltransferase, with the protein MAPPALFSIPMPDCGQTAKIRIANDNDLASIARFDEMGGCRQQEIAAACCMVAERKGQAVAYASFQPVGLLGQPLLTYLCVAPTARRQGLGKKLIAAIQQTARGRMLLSSTEDWCVASQKIFTGLGWRKIGEPASVNKDGSTEYFYAVDLHHKD; encoded by the coding sequence TTGGCTCCCCCTGCTCTCTTTTCAATACCAATGCCTGATTGCGGCCAAACCGCCAAAATCCGTATCGCCAATGACAATGATCTTGCGTCGATCGCGCGCTTCGATGAAATGGGAGGCTGCCGACAACAGGAAATTGCCGCCGCTTGCTGCATGGTGGCGGAGCGCAAGGGCCAGGCCGTCGCCTACGCCAGTTTTCAGCCCGTCGGCCTGCTGGGCCAGCCGCTGCTGACGTATCTCTGCGTCGCCCCCACCGCGCGCCGGCAAGGTCTAGGCAAAAAATTGATTGCAGCGATTCAACAGACCGCGCGCGGCCGCATGCTGCTTTCCTCTACCGAGGACTGGTGCGTCGCCAGCCAAAAAATCTTCACGGGCTTAGGCTGGCGCAAAATCGGCGAACCGGCCAGCGTCAACAAGGATGGCTCCACCGAATATTTCTACGCCGTAGACCTACACCACAAGGACTGA
- a CDS encoding VOC family protein, with product MQYPDLVILYVDQPSRSADFYARLFDLQPLELSPTFAMLKFGSGMRLGLWSRHTAEPAVEMTGGGGELAVLLENFDALDACYARWQALGLPILQAMTDMDFGRTFVALDPDGHRLRAYVVTE from the coding sequence ATGCAATACCCTGATTTGGTGATTCTGTACGTGGACCAGCCTTCCCGCAGCGCGGATTTCTACGCCCGATTATTCGACTTGCAGCCTCTGGAGCTGTCTCCCACCTTTGCCATGCTGAAATTCGGGTCTGGCATGCGGCTGGGGCTGTGGTCGCGCCATACGGCGGAGCCCGCCGTCGAAATGACAGGCGGCGGCGGGGAGCTGGCGGTGCTGCTTGAGAATTTCGACGCGCTGGATGCGTGCTACGCCAGGTGGCAGGCCTTGGGGCTGCCCATTCTGCAGGCCATGACCGATATGGACTTCGGTCGCACTTTTGTAGCGCTGGACCCGGATGGCCACAGGCTGCGCGCTTACGTCGTGACGGAGTAA
- a CDS encoding helix-turn-helix transcriptional regulator, with amino-acid sequence MARSERLLDLLQLLRRYRLPVTAQTLADELGVSVRTVYRDIASLQLQGADIAGEPGMGYQLRPGFLLPPLMFADEEIEALVLGMRWVEKRADSRLARAAGNALAKVAAVLPDDLRRRLEDETLLVGPADGPGIAVDMAALRDAIRLQRKLVLSYRDVNGGDSQRVVWPFALGFFEKVQVLAAWCELRQDFRHFRCDRILSCESADERYPRRRQVLLKEWRQRLGIAGPA; translated from the coding sequence GTGGCGCGCTCGGAACGCCTGCTGGACCTGCTGCAACTGTTGCGCCGCTACCGCTTGCCGGTGACGGCGCAGACGCTGGCGGACGAGCTGGGCGTCAGCGTGCGCACGGTCTACCGCGACATCGCCAGCCTGCAGCTGCAGGGCGCGGACATCGCCGGCGAGCCGGGCATGGGCTATCAGTTGCGGCCCGGCTTCCTGCTGCCGCCGCTGATGTTCGCCGACGAGGAAATAGAAGCGCTGGTGTTGGGCATGCGTTGGGTGGAGAAACGCGCCGACTCCAGGCTGGCGCGCGCCGCAGGCAACGCCCTGGCCAAGGTGGCGGCGGTATTGCCGGACGATTTGCGCCGGAGGCTGGAGGACGAAACCCTGCTGGTGGGACCGGCGGATGGGCCCGGCATCGCGGTGGACATGGCCGCGCTGCGCGACGCCATTCGTTTGCAACGCAAGCTGGTTTTGTCGTATCGGGACGTCAATGGCGGAGACAGCCAGCGAGTGGTCTGGCCTTTCGCGCTGGGTTTTTTCGAGAAGGTGCAGGTGCTGGCCGCCTGGTGCGAACTGCGGCAGGATTTCCGCCACTTCCGTTGCGACCGAATACTGAGCTGCGAAAGCGCGGATGAGCGCTACCCGCGCCGCCGCCAGGTTTTGCTGAAGGAATGGCGACAGCGACTGGGCATCGCCGGTCCGGCTTAG
- the map gene encoding type I methionyl aminopeptidase, whose protein sequence is MSRVTIKSPAEVAKAREAGKLVAELLAMIGEYVKPGVSTEELDARCHEYIVKVQKAKPANVGYYGYPKTICASVNQVVCHGIPSPKHILNDGDIINIDVAVIKNGWHGDSSRMYFVGEPAAEARRLVETCYDATVAGIRAVRPGASLGDVGHAIQTITEGAGFSVVREYCGHGIGKVYHEEPEVLHYGRPGIGMKLKPGMVFTIEPMINAGKAGTRQLGDGWTVVTQDGSWSAQWEHMVAVTEEGYEVLTPWPDGLHGYPAIG, encoded by the coding sequence ATGAGCCGCGTGACGATCAAGTCTCCTGCCGAAGTGGCGAAGGCGCGCGAGGCCGGCAAGCTGGTGGCGGAATTGCTGGCCATGATAGGCGAGTATGTGAAGCCCGGCGTCAGCACCGAAGAGCTGGACGCGCGCTGTCACGAATACATCGTCAAGGTGCAGAAGGCCAAGCCGGCCAATGTGGGCTACTACGGCTATCCCAAGACTATCTGCGCCTCGGTCAATCAGGTGGTGTGCCACGGCATCCCGTCGCCCAAACACATTCTGAACGACGGCGACATCATCAATATCGACGTGGCGGTGATCAAGAATGGCTGGCATGGCGACAGCAGCCGGATGTATTTCGTCGGCGAGCCGGCGGCGGAGGCGAGGCGATTGGTGGAGACCTGCTACGACGCCACGGTCGCTGGTATCCGCGCGGTGCGGCCCGGCGCCTCGCTGGGCGATGTCGGCCACGCCATTCAAACCATTACCGAAGGCGCGGGCTTCAGCGTGGTGCGCGAGTACTGCGGCCACGGCATCGGCAAGGTCTATCACGAGGAGCCGGAGGTGCTGCATTACGGCCGTCCTGGCATAGGCATGAAGCTGAAGCCCGGCATGGTGTTCACCATCGAGCCGATGATCAACGCCGGCAAGGCCGGCACGCGCCAGCTGGGCGACGGCTGGACGGTGGTGACGCAGGACGGGTCCTGGTCGGCGCAGTGGGAGCATATGGTGGCCGTCACCGAAGAGGGCTATGAAGTGCTGACGCCTTGGCCGGACGGCCTGCATGGCTACCCGGCGATAGGCTAA
- a CDS encoding BMP family lipoprotein, whose protein sequence is MTIQLKRISFAVAAAVLSASACAKEFTPAVIYDQAGKFDKSFSEAAYNGAERFKKDFKVSYREGQISSDAQKEQLLRKMAGRDTDVVVAVGFNFAQAVETVSKEFPKVKFTLIDAVAKGPNVQSIVFKEQEGSFLVGMAAALKSKTGKVGYIGGMDIPMIRAFGCGYAQGAKYANKNVTVLQNMTGTTPQAFNDPARGTELAKSQFDRGADVIFVAAGGTGMGVLQAAKAAGKYSIGVDSNQNYLYPGSVLTSMVKKVDVAVYNTFKDAKEGSWKPGVKVLGLKEQGVDWALDKNNRPLITPDMEKKIGEAKAEIISGKIKVVDYRANNSCPVQ, encoded by the coding sequence ATGACTATCCAATTGAAACGAATCAGCTTCGCAGTGGCCGCCGCGGTTCTGTCCGCCTCCGCCTGCGCCAAGGAATTCACGCCTGCTGTGATCTACGATCAGGCCGGCAAGTTTGACAAGAGCTTCAGCGAAGCCGCCTACAACGGCGCGGAGCGTTTCAAGAAGGACTTCAAGGTCAGCTACCGTGAAGGCCAGATCTCGTCCGACGCGCAGAAGGAACAGCTGCTGCGCAAGATGGCCGGCCGCGACACCGACGTGGTCGTCGCCGTGGGCTTCAACTTCGCCCAGGCCGTGGAAACCGTGTCCAAGGAATTCCCCAAGGTCAAGTTCACCCTGATCGACGCCGTGGCCAAGGGCCCGAACGTGCAGAGCATCGTGTTCAAAGAACAGGAAGGCTCCTTCCTGGTGGGCATGGCCGCCGCGCTGAAATCCAAGACCGGCAAGGTCGGCTACATCGGCGGCATGGACATCCCGATGATCCGCGCCTTCGGTTGCGGCTACGCCCAGGGCGCCAAGTACGCCAACAAGAACGTTACTGTGCTGCAGAACATGACCGGCACCACCCCGCAAGCCTTCAACGACCCGGCTCGCGGCACCGAGCTGGCCAAGAGCCAGTTTGACCGCGGCGCGGACGTGATCTTCGTCGCCGCCGGCGGCACCGGCATGGGCGTGCTGCAGGCGGCCAAGGCCGCAGGCAAGTACTCCATCGGCGTGGACAGCAACCAGAACTACCTGTACCCGGGCTCGGTGCTGACTTCCATGGTGAAAAAAGTGGACGTAGCCGTCTACAACACCTTCAAGGACGCCAAGGAAGGTTCCTGGAAGCCGGGCGTGAAAGTGCTGGGCCTGAAGGAGCAGGGCGTGGATTGGGCGCTGGACAAGAACAACCGCCCGCTGATCACTCCGGACATGGAGAAGAAGATCGGCGAGGCCAAGGCTGAAATCATCAGCGGCAAGATCAAGGTCGTGGATTACCGCGCCAACAACAGCTGCCCGGTGCAATAA
- a CDS encoding thymidine kinase, with the protein MAKLFFRFAAMNSGKSTQLLQIANNYESMGKTVALYTSAIDDRYGVGMITSRLNIQRESNTFDAGFDFLAQDYGDTACILVDEAQFMTPEQAQQLHRLAHTRNIPVICFGLRTDFRGHPFPGSAWLLSLAEDVEEIKTICQCGRKATMHIRIDGAGRRVKEGPQVEIGGEARYRAVCGRCFHQD; encoded by the coding sequence ATGGCCAAATTGTTTTTCCGATTCGCCGCGATGAACAGCGGCAAGAGCACCCAGCTGCTGCAGATCGCCAACAACTACGAATCCATGGGCAAAACGGTGGCGCTGTACACCAGCGCCATCGACGATCGCTACGGCGTAGGCATGATCACTTCGCGGCTGAACATCCAGCGCGAGTCCAATACCTTCGACGCCGGCTTCGACTTCCTGGCGCAGGACTACGGCGACACCGCCTGCATTCTGGTGGACGAGGCGCAATTCATGACCCCAGAACAGGCGCAGCAACTGCACCGTTTGGCCCACACCCGCAATATCCCGGTGATCTGTTTCGGCCTGCGCACGGATTTCCGCGGCCACCCCTTCCCCGGCTCCGCCTGGCTGTTGTCGCTGGCCGAGGACGTGGAAGAGATCAAGACCATCTGCCAATGCGGCCGCAAAGCGACCATGCATATCCGGATCGACGGCGCGGGCCGGCGCGTCAAGGAAGGCCCTCAAGTGGAAATAGGCGGCGAGGCGCGTTACCGCGCCGTATGCGGCCGCTGTTTCCACCAAGACTGA
- a CDS encoding GNAT family N-acetyltransferase, producing the protein MIQLAAKDQEIERCFAVMRQLRPHLQAEDFVAIVRAQMAEGYQLAYLLNGDAIVCVAGFRIQRTLVAGKSLYVDDLATDDSARSHGHGAAMMAWLRQLAVAEGCGEIHLDSGVQRHRAHRFYLNRNMDIVAHHFSEVLKHN; encoded by the coding sequence ATGATCCAACTGGCCGCAAAAGACCAGGAAATTGAACGCTGCTTCGCCGTGATGCGCCAGCTGCGGCCGCATCTGCAGGCGGAAGACTTCGTCGCTATCGTGCGCGCGCAGATGGCGGAGGGCTACCAGCTGGCTTATCTGTTGAATGGCGATGCCATAGTCTGCGTGGCGGGCTTCCGCATCCAGCGTACGCTGGTGGCCGGCAAAAGCCTGTACGTTGACGACCTGGCCACCGACGACAGCGCGCGCTCCCATGGTCACGGCGCGGCGATGATGGCTTGGCTGCGCCAGCTAGCCGTGGCCGAAGGCTGCGGTGAAATCCACCTGGACTCCGGCGTGCAGCGCCACCGCGCCCATCGCTTCTACCTGAACCGGAATATGGACATCGTCGCCCATCACTTCTCTGAAGTGCTCAAGCATAACTGA
- a CDS encoding tautomerase family protein, whose product MPYVNAQISAGATREQKAAPVKGINDSRVSRLGKKPERTHVVIQEIREEDWGYAGQLTDDWKRRQT is encoded by the coding sequence ATGCCCTACGTCAACGCGCAAATCTCCGCTGGCGCCACGCGCGAACAAAAAGCCGCGCCGGTGAAGGGCATCAACGACTCGCGGGTCAGCCGCCTGGGCAAGAAGCCCGAGCGCACCCATGTCGTGATTCAGGAAATCCGCGAAGAGGACTGGGGCTACGCCGGCCAGCTGACCGATGACTGGAAACGCCGACAGACCTAA
- a CDS encoding LexA family protein, whose amino-acid sequence MDNDQTKQHGGKRSGAGRKSGFGGDKTVALRVPEPLKPILQQWLDDYRSWRTANSAQAFDFRTLGAQLSELSLPLFAGSVPAGSPVAADDLKEADIDLNTHLVSRPGDTFMVKVKGDSMQGAGIHDGDLLLVERGREPRNGKVVVAALNGELTVKRLERGPAGIRLLPENPAYQPIAVPEDASFHIWGVVTNVIHKVD is encoded by the coding sequence ATGGATAACGATCAAACCAAGCAGCATGGCGGCAAACGCTCCGGCGCGGGCCGCAAGTCGGGCTTCGGCGGCGACAAGACCGTCGCGCTGCGCGTGCCGGAGCCGCTCAAGCCCATATTGCAGCAATGGCTGGACGACTACCGCAGCTGGCGCACCGCCAACAGCGCGCAGGCTTTCGACTTCCGCACGCTGGGCGCGCAGCTGAGCGAGCTGTCCTTGCCACTGTTCGCCGGCAGCGTGCCGGCCGGCTCGCCGGTGGCGGCCGATGACTTGAAAGAAGCGGACATCGACCTCAACACCCATCTGGTTAGCCGCCCCGGCGACACCTTCATGGTCAAGGTCAAGGGCGACTCCATGCAGGGGGCCGGCATACATGATGGCGACCTGTTGCTGGTGGAGCGCGGCCGCGAGCCGCGCAACGGCAAGGTAGTCGTGGCGGCGCTAAATGGGGAGCTGACGGTGAAGCGGCTGGAACGCGGCCCTGCCGGCATCCGCCTGCTGCCGGAAAACCCGGCCTATCAGCCTATCGCCGTGCCGGAAGACGCATCGTTTCATATCTGGGGCGTGGTGACCAATGTCATCCACAAAGTGGACTAG
- a CDS encoding type 1 glutamine amidotransferase family protein — MKRAVTLLTENFSDWETALVNSSLRVYYGCDVRFATPGGQPVTSSSGLMVTPHLALEDIELNGLDALIVCGGTIWRTEQAPNVAPIVAAARAHGAVVAGICDGTRALAQAGVLNEVRHTSNSADSLDLPGYAGTARYQDTPWAISDGGVITAPGTAPVSFMARILAALGLGGADLDAYLAQHAAEHGGKG; from the coding sequence ATGAAGCGCGCCGTCACCCTCCTCACCGAGAATTTTTCCGACTGGGAAACCGCCCTGGTCAACTCTTCGCTCCGCGTCTACTACGGCTGCGACGTGCGCTTCGCCACGCCCGGCGGCCAACCGGTCACGTCCTCAAGCGGGCTGATGGTGACGCCGCACCTGGCTTTGGAAGATATTGAACTGAATGGGCTGGATGCGCTGATAGTTTGCGGCGGAACCATATGGCGAACCGAGCAAGCGCCAAACGTCGCGCCCATTGTCGCCGCCGCGCGTGCGCATGGCGCGGTGGTGGCCGGCATCTGCGACGGCACACGGGCGCTTGCGCAAGCCGGCGTGTTGAATGAGGTTCGCCACACGTCCAATTCAGCGGACAGCCTGGACCTGCCAGGCTACGCGGGCACCGCCCGCTATCAGGATACGCCCTGGGCGATCAGCGATGGCGGCGTGATCACAGCGCCCGGCACCGCCCCAGTCAGCTTCATGGCACGGATACTCGCGGCGCTTGGCCTGGGCGGCGCGGATCTCGACGCCTATCTGGCGCAGCACGCCGCCGAGCACGGCGGGAAGGGCTAA
- a CDS encoding 23S rRNA (adenine(2030)-N(6))-methyltransferase RlmJ: MLSYRHAFHAGNHADVLKHLIEIELLNYLGQKDKPYWYIDTHAGAGAYSLTEGYATQNAEYESGVAKLWRRDDLPESVRNYVDVVRRMNPDGELKFYPGSPWCAADVMPESDKLRLFELHPSDAKILQENFSGTGRRVQIQQANGFDGIKAVLPPPPRRALVLIDPPYEDKRDYQNVVSALKEGLKRFATGVYAVWYPCLQRAEMKEMIPELKKLPAKSWLRAELHVQGPSADGFGMHGSGMFILNAPWTLPKTLQEALPYLAEHLGLDAKAKFILETGGDL, encoded by the coding sequence ATGCTCAGCTACCGCCACGCCTTCCACGCCGGCAACCACGCCGACGTGCTCAAGCACCTGATCGAGATCGAGCTGCTGAATTACCTGGGCCAGAAGGACAAGCCCTACTGGTATATCGACACCCACGCCGGCGCCGGCGCCTACTCGTTGACCGAGGGCTACGCCACCCAGAATGCCGAATACGAAAGCGGCGTCGCCAAACTATGGCGGCGCGACGATCTGCCTGAAAGCGTGCGCAACTACGTCGACGTGGTGAGGCGGATGAACCCGGACGGCGAGCTGAAGTTCTACCCAGGCTCGCCGTGGTGCGCGGCGGACGTAATGCCGGAGAGCGACAAGCTGCGGCTGTTCGAGCTGCATCCCAGCGACGCGAAAATCCTGCAGGAAAACTTCTCCGGCACCGGCCGCCGCGTGCAAATCCAGCAGGCCAACGGCTTCGACGGCATCAAGGCCGTCCTGCCCCCGCCGCCGCGCCGCGCGCTGGTGCTGATCGATCCGCCGTATGAAGACAAGCGCGACTACCAAAACGTAGTCAGCGCATTGAAAGAAGGCCTGAAGCGCTTCGCCACCGGCGTGTACGCCGTGTGGTACCCCTGTTTGCAGCGCGCGGAAATGAAGGAAATGATCCCGGAGCTGAAGAAGCTGCCAGCCAAGAGCTGGCTGCGCGCGGAGCTGCATGTGCAAGGCCCGTCGGCCGATGGCTTTGGCATGCACGGCAGCGGCATGTTCATCCTCAATGCGCCGTGGACCCTGCCCAAGACGCTGCAAGAGGCCCTGCCCTATCTGGCCGAGCATCTGGGCCTGGACGCCAAAGCCAAGTTCATTCTGGAAACCGGCGGCGACCTCTAG
- a CDS encoding GNAT family N-acetyltransferase — translation MLFTDMPILDHPQALLRPLYPGDLHDWHDYLTQEPVYRHTSWNVQSPAELEHYAWQMEQFTDSSALRFAIADKHSDRLLGTAGFHTVAPVNASAELAYDLSPAAWGQGIAMAACASLLAWGHGHIGLTRIQATVLPANQRSIRVLERNGFEREGLLRSYRKVRGPSRDFWMYSHIEEK, via the coding sequence ATGCTGTTCACCGACATGCCCATCCTCGACCACCCGCAAGCCCTCCTGCGCCCGCTCTATCCGGGTGACCTCCACGACTGGCACGACTACCTGACGCAGGAGCCGGTCTATCGCCACACCAGCTGGAATGTGCAGTCCCCTGCCGAGCTGGAGCACTACGCCTGGCAAATGGAGCAGTTCACCGATAGCAGCGCGCTGCGCTTCGCCATCGCCGACAAGCACAGCGACCGCCTGCTCGGCACCGCCGGCTTTCACACCGTCGCGCCGGTTAACGCCAGCGCGGAGTTGGCGTATGACCTGTCCCCCGCCGCCTGGGGCCAAGGCATTGCCATGGCCGCCTGCGCCAGCCTGCTGGCATGGGGGCATGGCCACATCGGGCTTACCCGCATCCAAGCCACGGTGCTGCCGGCCAACCAGCGCTCCATCCGCGTGCTGGAACGCAACGGCTTCGAGCGCGAGGGGCTGCTGCGCAGCTATCGCAAGGTGCGCGGACCTTCGCGGGACTTCTGGATGTACAGCCATATAGAGGAGAAATAG
- a CDS encoding nitroreductase family protein gives MNIEPPFLPLSTFIRRPEDEMIQRSRDFLAELRRRRTIRDFSDEAIPAEVIENCLRAAGTAPSGANHQPWHFVVVRDAGLKRQIREGAEAEEREFYAHRAPQEWKDALAPLGTDADKPFLETAPCLIAIFGQKKTVLDDGNELKNYYVPESVSIATGFLIAALHHAGLATLTHTPSPMNFLNQLLGRPQHEKPYILLVVGYPAEHCMVPNIGKKTLDEIASFI, from the coding sequence ATGAACATTGAGCCGCCCTTCCTCCCGCTATCCACCTTCATCCGTCGTCCGGAAGACGAGATGATCCAGCGCTCGCGCGATTTTCTGGCAGAGCTGCGCCGGCGGCGCACCATACGCGACTTCTCCGACGAAGCCATCCCGGCCGAAGTGATAGAAAACTGTCTGCGCGCGGCCGGCACCGCGCCTTCCGGCGCTAATCACCAACCCTGGCACTTCGTCGTCGTGCGCGACGCGGGGCTGAAAAGGCAAATACGCGAAGGAGCGGAGGCCGAAGAGCGCGAATTCTACGCGCATCGCGCGCCGCAGGAATGGAAGGACGCGCTGGCGCCGCTGGGCACCGACGCCGACAAGCCCTTTCTGGAAACCGCGCCCTGCCTGATCGCCATCTTCGGCCAGAAAAAAACCGTGCTGGACGACGGCAATGAGCTGAAAAATTACTACGTGCCGGAATCCGTCTCCATCGCCACCGGTTTTTTGATCGCCGCGCTGCATCACGCCGGCCTCGCCACGCTGACCCATACCCCCAGCCCGATGAACTTCCTCAACCAGCTGCTGGGCCGCCCCCAGCACGAGAAGCCCTACATCCTGCTGGTGGTCGGCTATCCAGCTGAACATTGCATGGTGCCCAATATCGGGAAGAAGACGCTGGACGAAATCGCCAGCTTCATCTGA